The following proteins are co-located in the Candidatus Paceibacterota bacterium genome:
- a CDS encoding FAD-dependent oxidoreductase produces the protein MYDLVIIGGGPAGVAAGVYASRKRLKTVFITKDWNSQSTVSEGIENWIGTVKISGLDFAKALEGHLRAYAADVVDIKAGETCKNIEKTADGTFTVTTDTASYKAKTVLIATGSARRKLDVPGAAQFEHKGITYCASCDGPIFADQDVAVIGGGNAAFESAAQLLAYCRSVTLLNRSDEFKADPVTVKKVLSNPKMHALTGAIPSEVKGNKFVSALAYKDKDSNEQKELAVTGIFVEIGSIPATDFAKSLVAIDAFGRIAVDPKTQATSVEGVWAAGDSTDGLYHQNNIAAGDAIKALEDIYVYIHAK, from the coding sequence ATGTACGATCTCGTGATTATAGGAGGCGGCCCGGCGGGCGTTGCGGCCGGAGTGTATGCTTCGCGCAAGCGCCTGAAGACCGTTTTCATAACGAAAGACTGGAACAGCCAGTCCACGGTGTCCGAGGGCATCGAAAATTGGATCGGCACGGTCAAGATATCGGGGCTCGACTTCGCCAAGGCGCTTGAAGGCCACCTGCGCGCATACGCGGCAGACGTCGTCGACATAAAAGCGGGCGAAACGTGCAAGAACATCGAAAAAACCGCCGATGGAACGTTCACGGTGACGACCGATACGGCTTCGTACAAAGCTAAGACGGTGCTCATAGCAACTGGAAGCGCCCGCAGGAAGCTCGACGTCCCCGGCGCGGCCCAGTTCGAGCACAAAGGCATCACCTATTGCGCATCCTGCGACGGGCCGATATTCGCGGATCAAGACGTCGCGGTCATCGGCGGCGGCAATGCCGCATTCGAAAGCGCCGCGCAGCTCCTCGCCTATTGCAGATCGGTGACGCTCCTCAACCGAAGCGACGAATTCAAGGCCGATCCCGTGACGGTCAAGAAAGTGCTCTCTAACCCGAAGATGCACGCGCTTACGGGCGCGATCCCTTCGGAAGTGAAGGGCAATAAATTCGTATCGGCCCTCGCCTACAAAGACAAGGATTCGAATGAACAGAAAGAGCTCGCCGTCACCGGCATATTCGTCGAGATCGGCTCGATCCCCGCGACCGATTTCGCGAAGAGCCTCGTCGCCATAGACGCGTTCGGACGCATCGCCGTCGATCCAAAGACGCAGGCGACCTCCGTCGAAGGCGTCTGGGCTGCCGGAGACTCGACCGACGGCCTCTATCATCAGAACAATATCGCCGCAGGGGACGCCATAAAGGCGCTCGAGGATATCTACGTGTACATCCACGCCAAGTAA
- the ftsZ gene encoding cell division protein FtsZ, with translation MPNIVPEVETFARIKVLGVGGSGKNAINHMINSKVRGVEFIAVNTDAQDLHHSLAKKKIHIGKNLTKGLGTGMNPELGRRAVEETKEELQESLKGADMVFVACGMGGGTGSGAAPVVAKTAKELGSLTVGVVTKPFFFEGTQRMKVAEAALENLKKEVDAIIIIPNDRLLATVDKNTTAKNAFAMCDEVLKQAVEGISDLITTPGIINIDFADVRSVMENTGSALMGIGVAAGDKRAEDAAKMAISSPLLDISIAGAKGVLFSIAGGDDLTMFEIQDAAKVITESIDPNAKVIFGTVRDEKIKKGEVKVTVIATGFGELPVHPGIKAKSLFSGPAEAKEEAKKQIHNVIAPAKKEEEPKKEDKAIPTISHDDDDWGAVPAFLRRKK, from the coding sequence ATGCCCAACATCGTTCCTGAAGTAGAGACGTTCGCCCGCATCAAGGTCCTCGGCGTAGGCGGTTCCGGCAAGAACGCCATCAACCATATGATCAACTCCAAGGTCCGCGGAGTCGAGTTCATCGCCGTGAACACGGACGCGCAGGACCTTCATCACTCTCTCGCGAAAAAGAAGATCCACATCGGCAAAAACCTCACCAAGGGCCTCGGCACGGGCATGAATCCGGAGCTCGGACGCCGCGCAGTGGAAGAGACGAAGGAAGAGCTTCAGGAATCCTTGAAAGGCGCGGACATGGTATTCGTCGCCTGCGGCATGGGAGGCGGAACCGGATCAGGCGCGGCTCCCGTCGTCGCCAAGACCGCAAAAGAACTCGGCTCCCTCACAGTCGGCGTGGTCACCAAGCCGTTCTTCTTCGAAGGCACCCAGCGCATGAAGGTCGCCGAAGCGGCTCTCGAGAACCTCAAGAAAGAGGTCGACGCCATCATCATCATACCGAACGACAGGCTTTTGGCGACGGTAGACAAGAACACGACCGCGAAGAACGCCTTCGCTATGTGCGACGAGGTCCTGAAGCAGGCCGTAGAAGGTATTTCCGACCTCATCACCACCCCCGGCATTATAAATATAGACTTCGCCGACGTCCGATCCGTTATGGAGAACACCGGTTCGGCTCTCATGGGCATCGGCGTGGCAGCGGGCGACAAGCGCGCCGAGGACGCCGCTAAGATGGCGATCTCATCCCCTCTCCTCGACATCTCTATCGCGGGTGCGAAAGGCGTACTCTTCTCTATCGCCGGCGGCGACGACCTCACCATGTTCGAGATCCAGGACGCCGCGAAGGTCATCACCGAATCTATAGACCCGAACGCCAAGGTCATCTTCGGTACCGTCCGCGACGAGAAGATCAAGAAAGGCGAAGTCAAAGTCACCGTCATCGCTACCGGCTTCGGCGAGCTCCCTGTCCACCCGGGCATCAAGGCGAAGTCCCTCTTTTCCGGTCCTGCCGAAGCGAAGGAAGAGGCCAAGAAGCAGATACATAACGTGATCGCTCCGGCAAAGAAGGAAGAGGAGCCAAAAAAAGAAGATAAGGCTATCCCTACCATTAGCCACGATGACGACGATTGGGGCGCGGTTCCGGCTTTCTTGCGCAGGAAGAAGTAA
- a CDS encoding His/Gly/Thr/Pro-type tRNA ligase C-terminal domain-containing protein, which translates to MSTVSTPKKPARKTKRPALSHPKYVSYEGIDKIGEVALFYGFTPLALPHINPEDSAEAKKISEAEIVVDHDNHEEGAAVRLEEKIALIRLYEREKMWTLPQPVMFFYKKPFVGDRRKANPKESHYGLEIVGANKSIAEALLIQAALAAFKERGETDLHVEINSIGDKESLARFTREITAYYRKNMANLPQKCRDVMKKDVFSLLGCDHEACRRLTEDCPKSINFLSERSRQHFKEVLEYLETLEIPYAITNALVANRDFCSETVFEIRKSDPKAHPLAIGIRYDTLAKRLGHKKDLPAVGVSLAFVGKPAKGEILKPSKIAKLLAPQICFMQLGFEAKLKSLRLIETLRQAGIPVIQSLAKDKMAGQVGIAEKTQAPAVVIMGKKEAMEGSVIVRDSATRSQDTVLIGDAPAKLKKYKV; encoded by the coding sequence ATGAGCACCGTTTCGACCCCTAAGAAGCCTGCGCGCAAGACCAAGCGCCCCGCATTGTCCCATCCGAAATACGTCTCGTATGAGGGTATAGATAAGATCGGCGAAGTCGCCCTCTTTTACGGCTTCACCCCCCTCGCCCTGCCTCATATCAATCCCGAAGACAGCGCCGAGGCCAAGAAGATCAGCGAGGCCGAGATCGTCGTAGACCACGACAACCACGAAGAAGGCGCGGCGGTGCGCCTCGAGGAGAAGATCGCCCTCATCAGGCTCTATGAGCGGGAGAAGATGTGGACCCTGCCCCAGCCGGTCATGTTCTTCTATAAAAAACCGTTCGTAGGCGACCGTCGCAAGGCCAATCCGAAGGAGTCTCATTACGGCCTTGAGATCGTCGGCGCGAATAAATCGATCGCCGAGGCGCTCTTGATTCAGGCGGCGCTCGCCGCATTCAAGGAGCGCGGCGAAACCGACCTTCACGTCGAGATAAACTCTATCGGCGACAAGGAATCGCTCGCCCGATTCACCCGCGAGATCACCGCATACTATCGCAAGAACATGGCGAACCTGCCGCAGAAATGCCGCGACGTGATGAAAAAGGACGTATTCAGCCTCCTCGGCTGCGATCACGAGGCCTGCCGCCGCCTGACCGAAGACTGCCCTAAATCCATCAATTTCCTCTCGGAGCGCTCACGTCAACATTTCAAGGAAGTCTTGGAATACCTCGAAACGCTCGAGATCCCCTACGCTATCACGAATGCCCTGGTCGCCAATCGCGATTTCTGCAGCGAAACGGTGTTCGAGATCCGCAAGAGCGACCCGAAGGCGCACCCCCTCGCCATCGGCATCCGCTATGACACGCTCGCCAAGCGGCTCGGCCACAAGAAAGACCTTCCTGCCGTCGGCGTTTCCCTGGCCTTCGTCGGCAAGCCGGCGAAGGGCGAGATATTGAAGCCGTCGAAGATAGCGAAACTGCTCGCTCCGCAGATCTGCTTCATGCAGCTAGGCTTCGAAGCGAAACTGAAGAGCCTCCGCCTGATCGAAACGCTCCGCCAAGCGGGCATCCCCGTCATCCAGTCCCTCGCCAAGGACAAGATGGCCGGCCAGGTCGGCATCGCCGAAAAGACCCAGGCCCCTGCCGTCGTCATCATGGGCAAAAAGGAAGCTATGGAAGGCAGCGTCATCGTCCGCGATTCGGCCACCCGCTCGCAGGACACCGTCCTCATCGGAGATGCCCCGGCGAAGCTCAAAAAATACAAGGTATAG
- the ybeY gene encoding rRNA maturation RNase YbeY: MASKLSIINKTKGTLPRVPFADMKDAVLGPDYDLSLAFVGDEESRQISIRTKNKDYIPNVLSFELGPDSGEVFINPLEAGRQAPQFDREPSNMIAYLFIHALCHLKGLDHGATMERTEARFRKEFGV, encoded by the coding sequence ATGGCATCAAAGCTCTCCATCATAAACAAGACGAAAGGCACGCTCCCCCGCGTGCCTTTTGCCGATATGAAAGACGCCGTATTGGGCCCTGACTATGACCTCTCCCTCGCCTTCGTCGGCGACGAGGAATCACGCCAGATCAGCATCAGGACCAAGAACAAAGACTATATACCGAACGTGCTGTCATTCGAGCTTGGCCCTGATTCGGGCGAGGTATTCATCAACCCCCTCGAGGCCGGACGCCAGGCGCCGCAATTCGACCGGGAGCCGTCTAATATGATCGCCTATCTCTTTATCCACGCACTCTGCCATTTGAAAGGATTGGACCATGGCGCTACAATGGAGAGAACGGAAGCGCGATTTCGAAAGGAATTCGGGGTCTAG
- a CDS encoding MBL fold metallo-hydrolase, with the protein MVITYQGGASVKVQFGDITLAVNPVSKDSKKLKPSKFGSDIALVSINDVDWNGVDTVSFGEKKAFAISGPGEYEIKGVFIKGFKSDSKYGGEDRINAIYTVNLENMNLCFLGAHGGKDLPDEASEALDDVDILFVALGADGVMSPADAYKLAVNIGPKLIIPLSFGNSAALKTFLKEAGEESVKPQDKLTLKKKDLEGKEADVVLLEPAA; encoded by the coding sequence ATGGTAATAACGTATCAAGGCGGCGCGTCCGTAAAGGTCCAGTTCGGCGATATCACGCTCGCGGTCAATCCCGTATCCAAGGACTCGAAGAAGCTCAAGCCGTCCAAATTCGGCTCTGACATCGCCCTCGTCTCCATAAACGACGTCGACTGGAACGGCGTCGACACGGTCTCGTTCGGCGAAAAGAAAGCGTTCGCCATCAGCGGTCCGGGCGAATATGAAATAAAGGGCGTATTCATCAAGGGCTTCAAGTCCGATTCGAAATACGGCGGGGAAGACAGGATCAACGCTATATATACGGTCAACCTCGAGAATATGAATCTCTGCTTCCTCGGCGCCCACGGGGGCAAAGATCTTCCGGATGAAGCGTCGGAGGCTCTCGACGACGTTGATATCCTCTTCGTCGCCCTCGGCGCCGACGGCGTCATGTCGCCGGCCGACGCGTATAAGCTCGCGGTGAACATCGGTCCGAAGCTCATCATTCCACTCTCATTCGGCAACAGCGCGGCGCTCAAGACTTTCCTCAAAGAAGCGGGCGAAGAATCCGTTAAGCCGCAGGATAAGCTCACGCTCAAGAAAAAAGATCTCGAAGGAAAGGAAGCCGACGTCGTCCTCCTCGAACCGGCGGCATAG
- the ftsA gene encoding cell division protein FtsA: MRKHIAAGIDIGTYQVKVVVSESDPDEGDKLPRIVGTGFAESKGLRHGYIVNSRDVTKSVLHAVAQAEKAAGVRIKKAFISIGGISLQSVASVGSVAISRGDAEVSQVDIDKASSAAERNIPASQTVNRRIIHTVPLSYKIDGKPVFGRPMGMKGSKLEAKVLFVTCLSQHLDDLIDAITDAGIEVLDVVASPIAGALVTLTKNQKVAGCLLANIGAETVSIVVYENNLPISLEVFPIGSNDITNDIALGLKLPIEDAESLKRGSLSNVQISKKKLDEIVGARLSDIFDLIEAHLKKIDRNGLLPAGIIITGGGSGISTIEDLAKASLKLPSRIAKLGIDGRNGIKDSSWSVAYGLTILGIGSDEGADQGLVKGGASFARALKGWFAQFLP; the protein is encoded by the coding sequence ATGCGCAAACACATCGCCGCAGGCATAGATATAGGCACCTATCAGGTCAAGGTGGTCGTCTCCGAATCCGATCCGGACGAGGGCGACAAGCTGCCGCGCATCGTCGGTACCGGATTCGCCGAATCGAAAGGCCTCCGCCACGGCTATATCGTCAATTCGCGCGACGTCACCAAGTCGGTCCTCCATGCCGTCGCCCAGGCGGAAAAGGCAGCCGGCGTGCGCATCAAAAAAGCGTTCATTTCGATCGGCGGCATCAGCCTCCAAAGCGTCGCATCCGTAGGATCGGTCGCCATCTCCAGGGGCGACGCCGAGGTATCGCAGGTAGACATAGACAAGGCTTCGTCTGCCGCGGAGCGGAACATACCCGCATCGCAGACGGTCAACCGCCGCATCATCCACACCGTTCCCCTTTCCTATAAGATCGACGGCAAGCCGGTATTCGGCCGCCCTATGGGCATGAAGGGCAGCAAGCTGGAGGCCAAAGTGCTTTTCGTGACCTGCCTCTCCCAGCATCTCGACGACCTCATAGACGCCATAACGGATGCTGGGATCGAGGTCCTCGACGTCGTCGCATCGCCTATCGCAGGCGCTCTCGTCACCCTGACCAAGAACCAGAAAGTCGCGGGCTGCTTGCTCGCCAATATCGGCGCCGAGACCGTCTCGATCGTCGTCTACGAGAACAATCTGCCGATCTCTCTCGAGGTCTTCCCTATAGGCTCGAACGATATCACGAACGATATCGCGCTCGGCCTGAAGCTTCCGATCGAAGACGCCGAAAGCCTCAAGCGCGGATCCCTTTCGAACGTTCAGATATCGAAGAAGAAGCTCGACGAGATCGTCGGCGCGCGGCTCTCGGACATCTTCGACCTCATTGAAGCGCATCTGAAGAAGATCGACAGAAATGGGCTCCTTCCCGCGGGCATCATCATCACCGGAGGGGGCTCCGGGATATCGACGATCGAAGACCTGGCCAAAGCTTCCCTCAAGCTCCCGTCGCGCATCGCCAAACTGGGCATAGACGGAAGGAACGGGATCAAGGATTCGTCATGGTCGGTCGCATACGGGCTCACCATCCTCGGGATCGGAAGCGACGAGGGCGCGGACCAGGGGCTCGTCAAAGGCGGCGCGTCGTTCGCGCGGGCGTTGAAAGGCTGGTTCGCCCAATTCCTTCCTTAG
- a CDS encoding S1 RNA-binding domain-containing protein, whose protein sequence is MAKETTKKTEAVLAAEAEAKKKSETAMGKMLAASATPPNVGDLVEGSVIAIDKKGVFVDLPPFGTGIIYGREYILARDVIKKINIGDKVSAKVVDASNKEGYVELSLKEARQALIWTEAEQAIVAKTILELPIKEANKGGLIIEWQGIQGFLPASQLKPEHYPRVQDGDKDRILEELKKLVGTKIAVSIIGAFPKEGKLIFSEKNSVEGKDKAVAVAKFKVGDEIEGKVTGMVDFGVFVKIDEGLEGLVHISEIDWALVEDPKTRFKVGDKVRVKVIEVKDGKVSLSIKALKPNPWAEAGKKYKKDMVVKGIVIKFNRHGALASIEEGVAGLVHVSEFESEEKLRANLELGKVYPFKITLFDAANQKMTLSYAGEKK, encoded by the coding sequence ATGGCAAAAGAAACAACCAAAAAGACCGAGGCCGTTCTCGCAGCAGAGGCCGAGGCAAAGAAGAAGTCGGAGACGGCAATGGGCAAGATGCTCGCCGCTTCGGCTACTCCTCCTAACGTCGGAGACCTCGTGGAGGGTTCCGTCATCGCTATCGACAAGAAGGGCGTCTTCGTAGACCTCCCTCCGTTCGGTACCGGTATTATCTACGGCCGCGAATACATCCTCGCGCGCGACGTCATCAAGAAGATCAACATCGGCGACAAGGTATCGGCCAAAGTCGTCGACGCTTCGAACAAGGAAGGCTACGTCGAGCTCTCCCTCAAGGAGGCTCGCCAGGCTTTGATCTGGACCGAGGCGGAGCAGGCCATCGTTGCGAAGACCATCCTCGAGCTCCCTATCAAGGAAGCGAACAAGGGCGGCCTCATCATCGAATGGCAGGGCATCCAGGGCTTCCTCCCTGCGTCCCAGCTCAAGCCCGAGCACTATCCTCGCGTACAGGACGGCGACAAGGACCGCATTCTCGAGGAATTGAAGAAGCTCGTCGGCACTAAGATCGCCGTTTCGATCATCGGCGCATTCCCTAAGGAGGGCAAGCTCATCTTCTCGGAGAAGAACTCCGTCGAAGGCAAGGACAAGGCGGTAGCGGTCGCTAAATTCAAGGTCGGCGACGAGATCGAAGGCAAGGTCACCGGCATGGTCGACTTCGGCGTCTTCGTCAAGATCGACGAAGGGCTCGAAGGCCTCGTCCACATCTCGGAGATCGACTGGGCTCTCGTCGAAGATCCGAAGACTCGCTTCAAGGTCGGCGACAAGGTCCGCGTGAAGGTCATCGAGGTCAAGGACGGCAAAGTGTCGCTCTCGATCAAGGCCCTCAAGCCGAACCCATGGGCAGAGGCCGGCAAGAAGTACAAGAAGGATATGGTCGTCAAAGGCATCGTGATCAAGTTCAACCGCCACGGCGCGCTCGCTTCGATCGAAGAAGGCGTTGCGGGCCTCGTCCATGTCTCTGAATTCGAATCCGAGGAGAAGCTCCGCGCCAACCTCGAGCTCGGCAAGGTATATCCGTTCAAGATAACCTTGTTCGACGCGGCGAATCAGAAGATGACGCTCTCGTACGCCGGAGAGAAGAAGTAG
- the pth gene encoding aminoacyl-tRNA hydrolase has translation MIIIGLGNPGAEYEGTRHNAGREAVMAFAKKTGMGEFEMDKKAQALVLTGSVDGKAGKGKATLVLPETFMNKSGASAGRFAKGAKKMKDSQGKAIKAFPEMIIVHDDLDIPLGKAKMSWDKSAGGHKGVASVLKALGTEAVFRIRIGITPAKASGALKKPDHETIIDNFIVAGFKEKEAGELKKVIKKVVDCLELAVTDSPERAMSEYNAEFNR, from the coding sequence ATGATAATCATCGGACTCGGAAATCCCGGCGCTGAATACGAAGGCACGCGGCACAATGCAGGCCGCGAGGCGGTCATGGCATTCGCCAAGAAGACGGGCATGGGCGAATTCGAAATGGACAAGAAAGCCCAGGCTCTGGTCCTGACGGGCAGCGTGGACGGCAAGGCGGGCAAGGGCAAGGCGACGCTCGTCCTCCCGGAGACCTTCATGAACAAATCCGGCGCATCAGCCGGCAGATTCGCCAAGGGCGCGAAGAAAATGAAGGACTCGCAGGGCAAGGCGATCAAGGCTTTCCCTGAAATGATCATCGTTCACGACGATCTCGACATTCCTTTAGGCAAAGCGAAGATGTCCTGGGACAAAAGCGCCGGCGGCCACAAGGGCGTCGCGTCCGTCCTGAAAGCGCTCGGCACCGAAGCCGTGTTCCGCATCAGGATCGGCATCACTCCCGCCAAAGCGTCGGGCGCATTGAAGAAGCCCGATCATGAGACGATCATAGACAATTTCATCGTCGCCGGATTCAAAGAGAAGGAAGCGGGCGAACTGAAGAAGGTCATAAAGAAAGTCGTCGACTGTCTCGAGCTCGCCGTCACGGATTCTCCGGAGCGGGCCATGAGCGAATATAACGCCGAGTTCAATAGATAG
- the lepB gene encoding signal peptidase I → MQPENEQARPQKQGSFWKELLYYALFALVIVVPVRMWVAQPFVVNGDSMDATFANGEYLIVDEISYHFHEPSRGDVLIFRYPQDPSKYFIKRLIGLPGETIVVKSDSVTVMNKENPQGVRLNEPYIHSRTFGNLTETLGPDEYFVMGDNRLVSSDSRVWGPLPKSDLIGRPFVRLLPFSKIGLWPGEAASSTMFDTLEKAQE, encoded by the coding sequence ATGCAACCTGAAAACGAGCAAGCCCGACCTCAAAAGCAAGGCTCGTTTTGGAAAGAGCTCCTCTATTACGCCCTCTTCGCCCTCGTCATCGTCGTCCCGGTCCGCATGTGGGTCGCTCAGCCGTTCGTCGTGAACGGAGACTCGATGGACGCTACGTTCGCGAACGGCGAATATCTGATCGTGGACGAGATATCCTACCACTTCCACGAGCCTTCGCGCGGCGACGTCCTCATATTCCGCTATCCGCAGGATCCGTCCAAATATTTCATAAAGAGGCTCATCGGCCTCCCGGGGGAAACCATCGTCGTCAAAAGCGACTCCGTCACGGTCATGAACAAGGAAAATCCGCAGGGTGTGCGATTGAACGAGCCGTATATACATTCGCGCACGTTCGGCAATCTGACGGAGACCCTCGGTCCCGACGAGTATTTCGTCATGGGCGACAACAGACTCGTCAGCTCGGACTCCCGCGTATGGGGTCCTCTGCCGAAGAGCGACCTCATCGGCAGGCCGTTCGTGAGGCTGCTCCCGTTCTCGAAGATCGGCCTGTGGCCGGGCGAGGCGGCGAGCTCGACCATGTTCGACACGCTCGAGAAGGCGCAGGAGTAG